TCTGATGTTGGTATGGATGAAAATTGTCTCCATTTCATGATTTTAAAGAAATTAGGCCTCTTAAAACTAACTTTTTTTGCGTCTCCCCGACTCTGATGCGTATTTTGTGGACCTCCACTTCAGACTCTGCAGAGTCACCTGACCACCAGGAAGACACCATGTTGAGCTTGAACGAGGCAGACCAGCTAGTAGACTCCTCCCACTTAAACTTCACCATCAGGAGGTCACCAATGTCTTTCTCCGCTACCAGCAGGAAGGAATGGGTCTTATTGGTTGTTATCTTCTCCTTTCTGCCAATGAGAAAGAGCATAGAGGCTCAACTGATTATTGTCAACTCACTTCACAAGAACAAATAATTGACCTTTGAGTGAAGGTGTCAAGTCTAAGCACAGACCACAGTAGCACTAGAACTTTAACTATAGACCATAAAGATTAATGTTATCATAAACAAATGGTGTCAGGTGTCTTATGTTGATGTACTAGCATGTGCTTTGTTGTATGGTTTAACCGCTTGTTGGACCAGGTACTCACAGTGTCAGTTTGAGGTCTTCAACCTCTCCTTTGGTTCCAATCAGGGAGACTGTCAGTGAAGGCTCCATCTCAGACCTGTTCACCTTGCTGGAGAAGTGGATCTTCACCTGGTAGTGATAGACTCTGAACGGCATGGAGGCCCTGGTCTTGGTGTACAGTTTGACGCTACGTGTCTTGCGAACCTTGCTGATATCGTAGCCCACGGTGTTACAGTGGTTCTTGCGGCAGCTGAGGCACATTCCGCGYTCGAACATATCGTCGCTCCCGCAGCGGTACGCCATGCTGGCCTCCTGCTCATTGACCAGGGAGTCGATGAACAGGTGGATGGAGCGCTCGTGGGAACACCTGGGAACATCATTGATAGCTAGGAACATAAAGGGGATAGTTGCATCACTGGTCCACATTAAAAACCTGAGTTGAGGTTCTCAATTGGAGGACAGGCAATCAAATGATAAGTAGATGCATCTAGTAGTATATCACTAATCCTGAGAAAGTTCCATTCCCTAACATTACCATTATAGATAGAGTTATCAACCTTCATTTTGGGGAGCTACAATAGGAGTGATGTTGTTGATGACCTTCTGAAGGGATTTTCTCTAGTCGTGATGTTTGCGGTCCTCTGTTTTTAACAGGCATGAATAGGCCTTTGTCAGGCTGATGGCGACAATGTTAGTCGTYAAGACAGATTAGTYACTAGCTGCACAGTTACMGCAACTGATGTCATGATGTACGTCAGGTTGTACTGACTTCGCCACCCTATTGTTCCTTGTTCACAAGCCTTACCATCTTCCAATAAGTTACAAGCTGACAATTACATGTCTGATTTAGCCAATGATAACGCAGTAACCAGATTGACAATAGAGTCATTGTGGGGAAAGTGATTGTGAATGTTATGTCGAATATTTAACCAATTATATAGAATGACACTAAAATARCAAGATGTGATTCTCACCAAAGAGGCCAAGTTTGGATATTGTTTCCAGAGGGCTTTGCAGATTYCAGCCTGGCTGGAAGCTGCCTCCATTGGGGTAGATGTCCACATGGCCTACAGGCTGCTGGATGCCYATGCTTAAGCCCAGAGAGCCCCGCGTGAACGTGTGTAGAACATCCACAAAGTGGGCATCATCTGGGGACAGGCGGCGGTGAGCGTGCTCCCCCTCGAAGTCTGGACCAGCTGGGTCAAGACCTGTAAAGAGAAGGGAGCAATCAGTGAGGAGTGGGACAAGCCAAAGACCAATGAATTAAAGTTGGTACAGGCCAAAGAGCCAATCAATGATTAGCAACAGTGCTATCATKTTGTCTATGTTTCTCTGTAAGACATATTTACCAGTTATTCTGCCCACTTTATTGGAGGCGTGGCTCCCAGCAAATCCTGCAACATGAGCACCCAGACTGTAGCCAATGAGATGGAGGTTTTCAAGAGGGATGTTTGTTGCCTCCTTGGAAacatattggagtaaagtgtcaaGTTCATTGCCATGGAAACAATGTACAGTAACTCTTTATACCTTTTGTTTAGAATATGTTATTCATGATTTTATCTGAGAAACAGTGCAGTGTCTTAGATGTTGAGTCATCATACAAACCTCCAGCCAGTCAATGAAGCGAGCAATCTCCTGT
This window of the Salvelinus sp. IW2-2015 linkage group LG16, ASM291031v2, whole genome shotgun sequence genome carries:
- the LOC111975815 gene encoding lipoprotein lipase; the protein is MKGLQVHCLYFLVLNAVFYVASLEEGDSISTLDNFMDNFKDLIRNNDATPHAYTKFSLRKPLMPEDDICYIIPGNPESLKECTFNSTSKTFLVIHGWTVSGLFESWVAKLVSALYKREQEANVIVVDWLYTAQNHYPVAAQNTKMVGQEIARFIDWLEEATNIPLENLHLIGYSLGAHVAGFAGSHASNKVGRITGLDPAGPDFEGEHAHRRLSPDDAHFVDVLHTFTRGSLGLSXGIQQPVGHVDIYPNGGSFQPGXNLQSPLETISKLGLFAINDVPRCSHERSIHLFIDSLVNEQEASMAYRCGSDDMFERGMCLSCRKNHCNTVGYDISKVRKTRSVKLYTKTRASMPFRVYHYQVKIHFSSKVNRSEMEPSLTVSLIGTKGEVEDLKLTLKEKITTNKTHSFLLVAEKDIGDLLMVKFKWEESTSWSASFKLNMVSSWWSGDSAESEVEVHKIRIRVGETQKKMVFCIKDPHALSLQQEVTFVKCKDEWRKTSKRVNLGNH